A single genomic interval of Musa acuminata AAA Group cultivar baxijiao chromosome BXJ3-4, Cavendish_Baxijiao_AAA, whole genome shotgun sequence harbors:
- the LOC103980974 gene encoding pentatricopeptide repeat-containing protein At4g18520, chloroplastic-like, translating to MPISAPNTTPRPTSTSSIVFIVMFRRSSSILLLVNPAHHLRSATPTSSLYPTHSSKPICSSAGRIADLLEILAPLDHVFRGDFHVKGYVNSLRKCLRSGDHRMVSSLHARLITRGFDSDLLLCNVLMDMYAKVGLMGCSAKLFDGMTERDLISWCTLISGFVRCGCILEAYGAFRLMQRAGWCPNHFVISSVLNACSASGILEMGVLVHGLVIKRGLGLDRFVEVGLVGVYAKCGDLDDALKVFYEIPVKTPVAWNAMISGYFFNGFLIHALELCRDMCRVGFVMELVTLRVVTAAASALQILELCRNLHVYSIKVGKDADSFVVAELVKLLTALGEVDYIRKLHRKIRKPDASLYSLLISGYHLHGYREEAVNLAEELLNLNVSLNEGALVAILNLCSCKEDGTQIHANFLKSGHLSCLPVGNSLISMYTKFGDMVNAHITFNSMRIHDVVSWTAIIAGLIQNLQFAEAIEVFCAFRTSGILLDQHSVVTVVNACTGLRDVDKGKQIHCLALKLGFELSIFTSASMINMYAKCGNINSAVRLFSCISLPHSLILINVMLAGYCWNFQPEKAIDLFVREHRLGFVPDQFSYSTILSACADMQLRRVGEQIHCCIAKSGFFSDVVTGNALINLYVKCGCMASACKFFYNMKSWNPYSYAILVLGYVENRGSTAAHQVLFQMQQSGLHVKPVSFGKILRSCTDSAAIDLGRQIHASIVKMGLDSDVDMGNALVGVSAESEKTHIFREVTDDMSVREEGMPDYVFAGCPEDAIVRGKNLKAFGLYKLEKVKKGTYSYECLVNSYLSAFATCEMYQNSALPHLDDEHTKYRIHDNSSDMIEDILESRVLLPNSSDNAYAKKVHRPSELHELINLEKVWDNALILVLLGNSKLSLLDERMDYFKPVNRSSDGASGNILCIPV from the coding sequence ATGCCCATCTCCGCCCCCAACACCACTCCACGCCCAACTTCGACCTCCTCCATTGTTTTCATTGTTATGTTCAGGAGATCCTCTTCCATCCTCCTCCTCGTCAACCCCGCCCATCACCTCCGATCTGCCACTCCAACCTCTTCCCTCTATCCCACCCACTCCTCTAAGCCCATTTGCAGCAGCGCTGGTCGCATAGCCGACTTGTTAGAGATACTGGCTCCTCTCGATCACGTCTTCCGCGGCGACTTCCATGTCAAAGGCTACGTCAATTCGCTCAGGAAATGCCTGCGATCCGGGGATCATCGCATGGTGAGCTCGCTTCATGCTCGTTTGATTACACGCGGATTCGACTCGGATCTTCTCTTGTGCAATGTCTTGATGGATATGTACGCAAAAGTTGGGCTGATGGGCTGTTCCGCCAAACTGTTTGATGGAATGACCGAAAGAGATTTGATCTCTTGGTGCACCCTCATCTCTGGCTTCGTGCGTTGTGGCTGCATTTTAGAGGCCTACGGTGCGTTCCGGCTGATGCAGAGGGCCGGTTGGTGTCCCAACCATTTCGTGATATCTTCGGTTCTGAATGCATGCTCGGCATCTGGAATTCTCGAAATGGGCGTCCTCGTCCATGGATTGGTCATCAAGAGGGGATTAGGGCTTGATAGGTTTGTGGAGGTCGGGCTTGTTGGTGTTTATGCTAAATGTGGGGATTTGGATGATGCATTGAAGGTGTTCTATGAAATTCCGGTGAAGACCCCAGTTGCTTGGAATGCTATGATTTCGGGCTATTTTTTTAATGGATTCCTTATTCATGCACTGGAGCTCTGCAGGGACATGTGTCGTGTTGGGTTTGTTATGGAGTTAGTGACCTTGAGAGTTGTGACAGCTGCCGCATCAGCTCTGCAAATTTTGGAGCTTTGCCGGAACCTTCATGTTTACTCCATAAAAGTTGGTAAGGATGCTGACAGCTTTGTGGTAGCTGAGCTTGTCAAGTTACTCACGGCGCTCGGGGAAGTGGATTACATTCGCAAGCTTCATAGAAAGATTAGAAAGCCAGATGCATCTTTGTATTCCTTACTAATTTCAGGATACCATTTGCATGGTTACAGAGAAGAGGCCGTGAATCTAGCAGAGGAACTTCTTAACTTGAACGTGAGTCTTAATGAAGGAGCCTTAGTTGCTATTCTTAACCTGTGCTCTTGCAAGGAGGATGGCACCCAGATCCATGCAAATTTCTTGAAATCCGGACACCTGTCTTGTCTTCCAGTGGGCAATTCTTTAATTTCAATGTACACCAAGTTTGGCGACATGGTGAATGCACATATAACATTCAATAGCATGCGAATACATGATGTTGTCTCATGGACTGCAATCATCGCAGGCCTCATTCAGAACTTGCAGTTTGCAGAAGCTATTGAGGTTTTCTGTGCTTTTAGGACAAGCGGTATTCTTTTGGACCAGCATTCTGTGGTAACTGTTGTTAATGCCTGCACTGGCCTTCGAGATGTAGACAAGGGCAAGCAGATTCATTGTCTGGCTCTAAAGCTTGGATTTGAACTTTCCATCTTTACAAGTGCATCTATGATCAACATGTATGCTAAATGTGGCAACATCAACAGTGCTGTTAGGCTTTTCTCCTGCATATCCTTGCCACATAGTCTAATTCTGATAAATGTCATGCTTGCTGGGTACTGCTGGAACTTTCAACCAGAAAAAGCTATTGACCTTTTTGTAAGGGAGCATCGCTTGGGGTTTGTTCCTGATCAGTTCAGCTATTCTACTATTCTTAGTGCTTGTGCAGATATGCAGTTGAGGAGGGTGGGTGAGCAAATTCATTGTTGTATAGCCAAGAGCGGATTTTTCTCAGATGTTGTCACCGGAAATGCTCTTATAAACCTTTATGTCAAATGTGGGTGCATGGCCAGTGCTTGCAAATTCTTTTACAATATGAAAAGTTGGAATCCTTATTCATATGCGATTTTAGTGCTTGGTTACGTAGAAAATAGAGGAAGCACTGCAGCACACCAAGTGTTATTTCAGATGCAGCAAAGTGGTTTGCATGTGAAGCCAGTGTCCTTTGGCAAAATTCTAAGGAGCTGTACTGATTCTGCAGCAATTGATCTTGGAAGACAAATACATGCCTCCATAGTGAAGATGGGTCTGGATTCAGATGTTGACATGGGAAATGCATTAGTTGGAGTGTCTGCAGAATCTGAAAAGACCCATATTTTCAGGGAGGTTACTGATGATATGTCAGTAAGAGAAGAGGGGATGCCAGATTATGTGTTCGCTGGGTGTCCGGAGGATGCCATTGTTAGAGGAAAGAATCTTAAAGCTTTTGGACTGTATAAACTGGAAAAGGTAAAGAAAGGTACCTATTCTTACGAATGTTTGGTGAATTCCTACCTGAGTGCATTTGCTACTTGTGAAATGTATCAAAATTCTGCCCTTCCACATTTGGACGATGAACATACAAAGTACAGGATACACGATAATTCTTCAGATATGATTGAAGATATCTTAGAAAGCAGAGTGTTACTACCAAACTCCAGTGATAATGCATATGCCAAAAAAGTACATCGACCAAGTGAGCTACATGAATTGATAAATTTGGAAAAAGTTTGGGACAATGCTCTTATACTGGTCTTGTTAGGTAACAGCAAGTTGAGTCTTTTGGATGAAAGAATGGATTATTTCAAGCCAGTCAACCGATCATCGGATGGTGCAAGTGGAAATATACTATGCATTCCTGTTTGA
- the LOC135635220 gene encoding uncharacterized protein LOC135635220 has protein sequence MGLYLAASPHAVSSVLIKESSSEQLPIYYVSHILSGPEGRYPPIEKLVLALMLSARKLCPYFQAHPVEVIIDQPLRQGAGAGLVLLAPDGRSFERSLRFGFKATNNEAEYEALLAGLRLALEMQVAAIHVLTDSQLVAEHLSGGYEDRDPTMAKYLARVRDLTAKFPYFTLSNVPREENERADALAKLASKPTYEARLEVEELPARAFEVATTAPGSAPITWVQELLRLKRDGTLPHDEVAARRLRRTHAWYTEESGRLYRRSFTYPLLRCLEPDEAQTVLAEIHEGVCGKHSGGRTLAHKILRQGYYWSTMCRDAKAYAQQCASGQRKYIIVRVDYFTKWVEAKPLATITEQQMEKFVWRNLVTRFGLPKTIITDNGPQFAGRRFRKFCASHGIQLRFSSVAHPPMNGLVEVTNRSILDGLKRRVSAARSAWTDELPSVLLSLRTTPKTATRESLYSLTFGTEAVLPPVVAISTLRTRSYDEEVSNEGLRASLDMLE, from the exons ATGGGCCTCTACCTAGCGGCCTCCCCCCATGCAGTCAGTTCCGTCCTGATCAAAGAAAGCTCTAGCGAACAACttccgatctactacgtcagccacatccTGAGCGGACCCGAGGGgcgttacccgccgatagagaaACTCGTGCTCGCCCTGATGCTGTCAGCTCGGAAGTtgtgcccctacttccaggcccacccggtggaggtcatcatcgaccaaccccttcggcag GGTGCCGGCGCGGGACTAGTTCTGCTTGCCCCCGACGGCCGttcgttcgagcgctccctccgcttcgggtttaaagccactaacaacgaagcggaatacgaggcgctcctagcaggactcaggttggccctcgagatgcaggtggctgcTATACACGTCCTCACTGACTCGCAGCTTGTGGCCGAGCATCTCAGCGGTGGATACGAGGATCGGGAcccaaccatggcgaaatacctagcACGGGTAAGGGACCTGACTGCTAAGTTCCCTTATTTCACATTGTCCAATGTTCCAAGGGAGGAGAACGAGCGGGCCGATGCGCTGGCTAAACTGGCGTCGAAGCCGACCTACGAAGCACGGCTAGAGGTCGAGGAGCTTCCTGCCCGCGCCTTTGAAGTAGCGACTACAGCCCCCGGCAGTGCGCCGATCACATGGGTGCAGGAGCTGCTACGCTTGAAGCGGGATGGGACCCTTCCCCACGACGAAGTTGCGGCTCGGCGTCTGCGTCGTACACACGCGTGGTACACTGAAGAGAGTGGCCGGCTTTATAGGCGgtccttcacctaccccctcctACGATGCTTGGAGCCCGACGAGGCCCAGACGGTCCTGGCCGAGATCCACGAGGGAGTCTGCGGAAAACACAGCGGCGGGCGAACCttggcacacaaaatacttcgccaaggttactactggtCGACCATGTGCCGAGACGCGAAAGCTTACGCGCAGCAGTGCG CTTCGGGGCAGCGAAAGTACATCATCGTGAGAGTGGATTatttcacgaagtgggtcgaggccaAGCCATTGGCGACAATCACGGAgcaacaaatggagaagttcgtgtggagaaacctggtgactcggttcgggttgcccaaaaccatcattacggataacggacctcagttcgccggtaGGAGGTTCCGAAAGTTCTGTGCCAGTCATGGcatccagctaaggttcagctcaGTGGCCCATCCTCCGATGAACGGGTTGGTAGAGGTAACCAATCGGTCCATCttggacggactcaaaagaagggtgtccgcagcccgatcggcctggacCGACGAACTCCCTAGCGTCCTATTGTCACTACGCACCACTCCCAAGACCGCAACCAGAGAGTCCCTGTACAGCCTGAcgttcggaaccgaagctgtcCTGCCACCCGTGGTGGCTATCTCCACCCTTCGGACGAGGAGCTATGATGAGGAAGTCTCGAACGAGGGACTTCGAGCCAGCCTCGACATGCTCGAGTAG
- the LOC135635910 gene encoding uncharacterized protein LOC135635910, which produces MDRVRDAGRIIGGLINRNAELHRQVEEVRAGAGPEAVAAVERRAAEFEAEAARLLSELEASKNANEELQKTVRLERVELRLLKSEASALSKKLEGAKAEARAASEALAEEARLRLAKNKELLKAYKKSEGFELGLTRTGRVSFEYGYRIATSRFRARHPGLEVEDNPFAPHPEDQGVDMPEEVPFDDRLEEPQQ; this is translated from the coding sequence atggacagggtgcgtgaTGCCGGGCGGATCATCGGGGGCCTCATCAACCGTaatgccgagctccaccgccaggTGGAGGAGGTTCGCGCTGGGGCCGGTCCAGAGGCCGTGGCAGCCGTCGAGAGGCGCGCGGCTGAGTTTGAGGCGGAGGCGGCTCGCCTCTTGTCGGAGCTCGAGGCCTCGAAAAATGCGAACGAGGAGCTCCAAAAGACAGTAAGGTTGGAGCGGGTCGAGCTCCGACTGTTGAAGTCGGAGGCGAGCGCCCTCAGCAAGAAGCTGGAGGGGGCGAAGGCCGAAGCAAGAGCAGCCTCGGAAGCATTGGCGGAGGAGGCCCGACTTCGACTCGCGAAAAACAAGGAGCTCCTCAAGGCATACAAGAAATCGGAGGGGTTCGAGCTTgggctgacgcggacggggcgggtatcATTCGAATATGGATACCGAATCGCTACTTCCCGTTTCCGCGCTCGTCACCCTGGTCTCGAGGTGGAGGATAACCCCTTCGCTCCTCACCCCGAGGACCAAGGGGTAgacatgcccgaggaggtcccCTTCGACGATCGCCTGGAGGAGCCACAACAATGA